Part of the Nitrospirota bacterium genome, CAGTTACGATCACGAATGAACGGCAAGAACGAAAGAACAAAGCTTTGTCGTCCGTGTTTTTTCATGACTGACGCATGTTTCAACATCTGTGTTTACCGGTGGCCATCTGTGGTTTCATTATCATTTTCGTCCTATGTTTAACCGTGCTCACCCGTGGTTATTAAAGGTTTCGCATCGGTTTCTTGCGGCGGGCTTTACCTGCGGTTATCCGTGTTCATCTGTGGTTCGATAAAGGTTTATCATGAACTTCTACCCCATCTTCTGGAAAGAAATAATGCTCGTCCGCAAGAAGCCCTGGCGCTTTCTGGCCTCGAGCCTGGTCATGCCGATCCTCTACCTCGTGACCTTCGGCTGGGGGCTCGGCCGGGGCATGAACGTCGGCAACGGACGGTATCTGGACTTCATCCTGCCCGGCATCCTCGCCCTCTCGGCCATGAACAACAGCTTCGGCCCGGTCTCCACATCGCTCAACATCAGCAAGCTCTACACCAAGACGCTCGAGGAGGTTCTCGTAGCGCCGCTCAGCCCCTGGGACATCGTGCTCGGCAGGACACTGACCGGCCTCGCCCGCGGCCTGTTCTCGGCGTTCATGCTGATGCTGGTCGGTCTTGCCTCCGGCGTGCGGATGCAGGTGACGCTGAACCTGTTCCTGGTCCTGGCGCTCACCGCGTTCTGTTTCGGCGCCGCCGGCGTTGCGGCAGCCATGCTCGCGCAGACCCATGAGGACATGGCCAACTTCAACAGCTTTTTCATCATCCCCATGTCGTTCCTGGCGGGCACCTTCTTTTCGCCCGACCGGCTGCCCGAGCCCTTTCAGAGCGCGGTCCTGGTCTATCCGCTCACGCACGCGAGCATGCTCCTGCGTGAACTCGCGTCAGGCAGGGAGCCGTCAGCGGCCTCGGTCCTCGTGCTGCTTGCCTATACCGTGCTGTTCTTCTGGCTTGCCGGCAGGCTGGTGAGGAGAGCGTGATGAGGACAAAAGAAATTTCAGGTTCATGCTGATGTGCCCTGCGAACTTCGGAGCTTGATGGAACTGCCATGCCTTCAGCCTTCACGCACATATTCGTTGCAGAGATGCTCGGGAAGACGCGCTTCCCGCAAGAGCCGATGGCGCCGCGGTTCTGGGTCCTGACCGCCGTCTGTTCGATCCTTCCCGACGTGGACGTGGCCGGTTTTTATCTGGGCGTTAAATATGGGGACCTCTTCGGCCACCGGGGATTCTTTCATTCGCTCCTCTTCGCGCTGATCGTCGCCCTGCTGGTCGTCCTGTTCGCCTTTCCCGCGATCTCCCGGTTCTCCCGGCGGTGGTGGGCGCTGCTCGCCTTTTTCTTTGTCGTGACCGCCTCTCACGGATTACTCGACTCCATGACCGACAAGGGCATGGGCGTGGGGTTCTTCATCCCCTTCGACAACACCCGGTATTTCATGCTCTGGCGGCCGGTCGACGCCTCTCCCATGAGCATACCCCGATTCTTCGGCCACGCGGGGTTGCACGTCCTCTACAATGAGATAATCTGGATCTGGACCCCAATGATCGCGCTGTATGCGATCGTGCGGTTGTATCGGAGGGGACGAGAGCGGGCGATTTAGAATTCTGCTATTTTAAAACGTCCGTACGGTCACTCTGTTGAGTGGGGTGCTGCATCGACATTGTCCGGCCGGGAAAAACAACTCACGCTCTTCTTAGCATGCACAGACTCCATAATACCTCAAGCGGCTCCGGAGCCCCTCAGGGGAGGGGAACTCCGGCACGCCGCCCGCGTTCAGGCAATTCTTGCCGCGCGCATCTCCCGCTCAATAGCCGACGCTGTAGCCGCCTGCATTCCCGCCTGCGCTATTGCCCGCGCTCTCCATCTTGTGCATGAAGCTTCTGATCCGTTTTGCATTGGTCCCGATATCGCTCCCGCCGACGCGCGAAACCGAGCGGATATCGACCCTGCTCCCGCCGGGCAGCGCAGATACGCGAACAATGACATCATCCTTGAACCCGAACCAGAAGGTCGTGGCAATTGCCTCGATCGTCCCGTCCCGTAAGTCGCTGCTCACGATCTGCCATCCCATATCCCTTGCCGTTGCAAGAGATCGGTCAAAGGCGGACGCCGGCGGCATGGCAAGAACCAGCGGGTGGATATCGGGATACGCGGCAGTCTGCTTCATGGCGACCGATGGTCCTCCGTACTCCGCGGGATTTTCAGCGTTAGCCCTGAGCGGCATGATCGCATGGAATTCAGGCGGATTCACCATGTCCGTTGAAATGTCGTGGATCGCGGGCATCCGCTTTGCCGCCTGCATCCACGCTCCGGGAATTCCTGCCGTGATCAGGCCGATCACGATCCCAACGGATGCGACAAGATAGGCGTTTCGGTAGTGCTCATGTCTCGCCAGAAGGCCGCCGAGCAGTGATACCACCGCCGCCGCGAGGCCGATGACCGCTCCAATACGCAGAAGGGAGAAACCGGTCATGAAATACCACCAGCCCCAACGGTGGCCAAGGCCGGCAAGAACAGCTGTACCCGCCGCTCCCACGGCGAGCACCAGACCGGCCGGAGCGATATAGTGGACAAAAGTTGCGTGCTGAGCCAGTTCTGGCTCATGCTTCATGGTTTCCTGATGTGCGTTCATAGTAAACCTCCTTTCCTGATGCGCCCTCCCTCATTGCCCGGAGTTCTTTCGAACAAACCCTCAGGTTTTATGTCCTCGCCGGGCAGAGGGCTAAAAAAGCTCAATTTAATCTTGATTAAATTGTAGCACGGCTTCCGGAATCTCAAATGCCGGAAGCGGCGGGTACTATAGGATTACTGCAGCTCTTGAGCTTAGCCGTCGTTCCCGGCTTGACCCGGAATCCATTGGCTTTTTACTGCAACATTCTACAGCTTAATGTATCCATACCCCAAAAATACCCCGCTCTTTTTTTATCCAATATTCTAATCTATTGCGCATGCTTTCCACAGATTGAATTAGCTTTTAAGCCGTAGGAAAGAATTTTTTTCTTGACGCAAATCTTACAGTGTTGGTATAGTCGTCCTCCATTACTCCTTTAGTAGCTATTCTTATTTTTTTAGATATGGGATGATCTGTCCTTTTCACGTCTAGGGGGGGGATTGGTGGGATTTTCTCGCATGCGATTGCTAAGTGTTACGGAAGGCACAGCCGGGGAGCAGGCCCTTTCATCACCCCTCTGTCTGCATCGTCCGCCGCGGGTACTTGCCCTGTTGTTCCTCGTTTATTCTCTTTTTATTCTTTCTCCTGTTTCCGCTGACACATCCGATGACGATATTGAAGGAGATCTCCAGAAGGACCTCGGTAGGAGCAAGATCGTCGCACACAGCGGCAAGGCCGATCTCACACAGGGGATTGCAGCGCTGGCGCAGCTGTCGCGACTCAGGACTGTCGCGGTACGGATTCCTGCAACATATCTTCTGCCCGAAGAACGGTTTACACTGCAGGAAAAAAACACGTATCTCCACGGCTTGTCGGCAGTCGACCAAGACCGCGCCGTGTCGGATGGCTACCGCAAGGCGCTCAGAGATTATTTGAGTCTTGTCAAAAGCCATTTCCCCATGGACGATCCTTCCATCAACGCAAAACCTCCCGTTAATGTTCTCAACATCCCTGCCGATACCATCTGTCTGAAAAAGACTGACACTCTCATCATCGGTAGTCTCCTGAATATACTTCTTAATGGGGCCTTGGAGCCGGCCGGATCTCCAGGCATTTTGGCTACCCGTCAAGTCGGCTACAAAACCATCAATATATCGCAGCAGAATCAAAATTTGAACATACATCATGCTATCCGGAAGATGGGGAGGACAAGATGGGGGACCATACCCAACGTCGCTTAATCCAGAGCAGCAACCGCCTTATACTCTTTTCCATCATCTTCTGGTATTCCGTCCTTCTGAATGTCTTCTTAATGCCAACCGTTTCATGGGCTGCTGGCCAGACTGTTGCTAGCCAAGTCGGCTATTACTCGATAAACGACGGGACTCTGTTCACGAGATCTTTAGCTCCGACGAGCGCAGCAGTCGGGAACGGTACTGTATCACAAACTACCAAAACCGACGGTGCAGTGCAGTTAACCATCAGCAATTCCCCTGGTTATGCCGATTGTGGTTTTTATTTTAATGCCGGGACGCTCGGAGATTTCAGCGGTCTGGATATCGTGACCGCGGCCGGGTCCGATCCGGTGAGTGTCAATATCTGGTTTGACGTGGATAATAACGGCGAGTTCTTTACGTGGAGCGGGAACGTTTTATCGGGGTTGAGCAGCGACAAGTACATCCTGGGTCCCGCCAGCGTCCAGAATGTGTTGAATGTCGACGCGAACAGCACGTTTAACTCCCTGAT contains:
- a CDS encoding ABC transporter permease, producing the protein MNFYPIFWKEIMLVRKKPWRFLASSLVMPILYLVTFGWGLGRGMNVGNGRYLDFILPGILALSAMNNSFGPVSTSLNISKLYTKTLEEVLVAPLSPWDIVLGRTLTGLARGLFSAFMLMLVGLASGVRMQVTLNLFLVLALTAFCFGAAGVAAAMLAQTHEDMANFNSFFIIPMSFLAGTFFSPDRLPEPFQSAVLVYPLTHASMLLRELASGREPSAASVLVLLAYTVLFFWLAGRLVRRA
- a CDS encoding metal-dependent hydrolase, with translation MPSAFTHIFVAEMLGKTRFPQEPMAPRFWVLTAVCSILPDVDVAGFYLGVKYGDLFGHRGFFHSLLFALIVALLVVLFAFPAISRFSRRWWALLAFFFVVTASHGLLDSMTDKGMGVGFFIPFDNTRYFMLWRPVDASPMSIPRFFGHAGLHVLYNEIIWIWTPMIALYAIVRLYRRGRERAI
- a CDS encoding DUF1499 domain-containing protein, which produces MNAHQETMKHEPELAQHATFVHYIAPAGLVLAVGAAGTAVLAGLGHRWGWWYFMTGFSLLRIGAVIGLAAAVVSLLGGLLARHEHYRNAYLVASVGIVIGLITAGIPGAWMQAAKRMPAIHDISTDMVNPPEFHAIMPLRANAENPAEYGGPSVAMKQTAAYPDIHPLVLAMPPASAFDRSLATARDMGWQIVSSDLRDGTIEAIATTFWFGFKDDVIVRVSALPGGSRVDIRSVSRVGGSDIGTNAKRIRSFMHKMESAGNSAGGNAGGYSVGY